A genomic segment from Flammeovirga pectinis encodes:
- a CDS encoding TolC family protein: MTLFKQIMSAIVLVFLLGDVYAQANDPYLGEYRKDALAHEQYVKIAENRVEIRHKNYKAAAADLLPKISASADYWYVQNPLLMAFPEDNRLGELSGMSLGEGANNQYGVYTTLTQPIYRGGMLKEKQKRAQVREQMSYDELQITKQDIVMATDLQYWQSVAQKELVYAMHNYRDDLTRISNLVAHKVEVGTVNKSDHLMTEVRVNRAKLAVIQAENDLKVYSMSLNRLLGRGFEDTLPLSDSIVLEAFFLPTIDQKVRPEYTLAEHKVKSSVHELNMVKSTYKMQLSGIATGSYSSPGYDFNPGALPNIQLGMMLSIPIYQGRKKHQVVGAQQIRLQNRELELERTQEILNLEVAQKKVAWQNSIKETDLAKTSVDKAKENALAMEERFEEGMIDILEVIDSQLYLEQAVIEFIQSKLKAQVQWTHYLRAIGHLTIN, translated from the coding sequence ATGACGTTATTCAAACAGATAATGAGTGCCATAGTATTGGTATTTCTTTTAGGAGATGTTTACGCACAAGCCAACGATCCCTATTTAGGCGAGTATAGAAAAGATGCTTTAGCACACGAACAATATGTGAAGATTGCAGAAAATAGGGTAGAAATTAGACATAAAAATTACAAAGCAGCAGCAGCAGACCTTCTTCCAAAAATTTCTGCATCAGCAGATTATTGGTATGTGCAAAACCCTCTATTAATGGCTTTTCCAGAAGACAATAGGTTAGGAGAATTATCGGGAATGTCTTTAGGAGAAGGTGCAAATAACCAATATGGTGTTTATACCACATTAACTCAGCCTATTTATAGAGGTGGAATGTTAAAGGAGAAGCAAAAAAGAGCACAAGTAAGAGAACAAATGTCTTACGATGAATTACAAATTACTAAACAGGATATTGTAATGGCTACAGATTTACAATATTGGCAATCTGTTGCACAGAAAGAATTAGTGTATGCTATGCATAACTACAGAGATGATTTAACTAGAATTTCTAATTTAGTAGCACATAAAGTAGAAGTTGGAACAGTAAACAAAAGTGATCATTTAATGACGGAAGTACGTGTAAACCGTGCAAAGTTAGCTGTTATACAAGCAGAAAATGATTTAAAAGTTTACAGTATGTCTCTAAACAGACTTCTAGGTAGAGGTTTTGAAGATACTTTGCCTTTAAGTGATTCAATTGTTTTAGAAGCTTTTTTCTTACCGACAATAGATCAGAAAGTACGCCCTGAATACACATTAGCAGAGCACAAAGTAAAAAGTAGTGTGCATGAACTAAATATGGTAAAAAGTACTTACAAGATGCAACTAAGTGGTATCGCTACTGGTTCTTATTCATCTCCTGGTTATGATTTTAACCCAGGAGCATTACCAAATATTCAATTAGGAATGATGCTTAGTATTCCAATTTATCAAGGACGCAAGAAACATCAAGTAGTAGGTGCACAACAAATTAGACTGCAGAATAGAGAATTAGAATTAGAACGTACACAAGAGATTTTAAACTTAGAAGTTGCGCAGAAAAAAGTTGCATGGCAAAATAGTATTAAAGAAACAGACCTTGCCAAAACATCAGTAGATAAAGCGAAAGAAAATGCGTTGGCTATGGAAGAACGCTTTGAGGAAGGAATGATTGATATTTTAGAAGTGATCGACTCGCAACTTTATTTAGAACAGGCAGTAATAGAATTTATTCAAAGTAAATTAAAAGCACAGGTCCAATGGACACATTATTTACGTGCTATAGGACATCTAACAATTAACTAG
- a CDS encoding sensor histidine kinase: MSTYLYLLWFNGFVFLSTKFTQFFDKYLPFEKHSSLRLTVELVSLFLMAFIFFYIVMVILNIYGAIDEPHVLNKNNTIIGIFHSLVLLLYSSLTITDDFLRKWRTDSLKIEALKQDKLRAENRALQAQLNPHFLFNSLNVIISEIDHDPKLAKQFALDLSHTYRYVLQSKDVESVTFETEWEAMQAYIHLHQVRLGEGLKVIITIDSASNQKKIPPLSIQLLLENCFKHNQATLRKPLSITIFSDGNHFTIENNKQPKNNSADTYNIGIQYLKESFKQLDTYASILVEEDDSTFKITIPLIEA; this comes from the coding sequence ATGAGCACCTATTTGTATTTACTATGGTTTAATGGCTTTGTGTTTTTAAGTACAAAGTTTACACAGTTTTTTGATAAATACTTACCTTTTGAAAAACATTCAAGTTTGCGTTTAACGGTAGAATTGGTCTCTCTGTTTTTAATGGCCTTTATCTTCTTTTATATTGTAATGGTAATTCTTAATATATATGGTGCAATAGATGAGCCTCACGTGCTGAATAAAAACAATACAATAATTGGTATCTTCCATAGCTTAGTTTTATTGCTCTACAGTTCGCTTACAATTACGGATGATTTTTTAAGGAAATGGAGGACAGATTCTTTAAAAATTGAAGCTTTAAAACAAGATAAACTAAGGGCGGAGAATAGAGCTTTACAAGCCCAACTCAACCCTCATTTTTTATTCAATAGCTTAAATGTCATTATTTCAGAAATTGATCATGATCCTAAATTAGCAAAGCAATTTGCACTCGATTTGTCTCATACCTATAGATATGTGCTACAAAGTAAAGATGTAGAATCAGTTACTTTCGAGACAGAATGGGAAGCCATGCAAGCTTATATACATTTGCATCAAGTTCGGTTAGGGGAAGGTTTAAAGGTTATAATAACGATAGATTCCGCTTCAAATCAAAAAAAAATACCACCATTAAGTATTCAGCTTTTATTAGAAAATTGCTTTAAGCACAATCAAGCAACATTAAGAAAACCGTTATCCATCACAATATTTTCGGATGGTAACCATTTCACTATTGAAAATAATAAACAGCCAAAAAATAATTCAGCAGATACATACAACATAGGGATTCAGTATTTAAAAGAGAGCTTTAAGCAATTAGATACATACGCTTCTATTCTTGTAGAAGAAGATGATTCGACTTTTAAAATCACTATACCATTAATAGAAGCATAA
- a CDS encoding LytR/AlgR family response regulator transcription factor encodes MKVLIIEDEIPAQRYLKNIIKEIKPKWEFLFPLQSVEEGIEFFTEEEVMPDLIFMDIQLTDGISFEILEQVNVKIPIIFVTAYDEYALRAFQVNSIDYLLKPTFVDAVKVAIERFEEQLNLPLKAEVIEEVLRTVKTSDKAYRKRLWAIKPNSLDVVIVDDIACFYSENKQTHLLSLQNDKAKVDITMDKLEDELSPERFFRINRQYIININAVQGIEPYYNSKWVLRLKIDPSIEIVIPKDKVTKFKNWVVD; translated from the coding sequence ATGAAAGTTCTTATAATTGAAGATGAAATTCCGGCTCAACGCTATCTTAAAAATATCATTAAAGAAATAAAACCGAAATGGGAATTTCTTTTCCCTTTGCAATCTGTTGAAGAAGGAATAGAATTCTTTACGGAAGAGGAAGTAATGCCCGATCTGATTTTTATGGATATTCAGCTTACCGATGGAATTAGTTTTGAAATTCTAGAGCAAGTGAATGTCAAAATACCAATCATCTTTGTTACAGCATATGATGAGTACGCATTAAGAGCTTTCCAAGTAAATAGTATAGATTATCTTCTAAAGCCTACTTTTGTAGACGCTGTTAAGGTTGCAATTGAAAGGTTTGAAGAGCAACTAAATTTACCACTAAAAGCAGAAGTGATTGAAGAGGTTTTAAGAACAGTGAAAACTTCTGATAAAGCATATAGAAAACGACTGTGGGCCATAAAACCTAATAGTTTAGATGTTGTTATTGTAGATGATATTGCGTGTTTCTATTCAGAAAATAAACAGACGCATTTATTATCCTTACAAAACGATAAAGCTAAAGTAGATATTACAATGGATAAATTGGAAGATGAACTCTCACCAGAAAGGTTCTTTAGAATTAACCGTCAGTACATAATTAATATTAATGCCGTGCAAGGCATAGAACCTTATTATAATAGTAAATGGGTGCTCCGTTTAAAAATTGATCCATCTATAGAAATCGTTATTCCGAAAGATAAAGTAACAAAGTTTAAAAATTGGGTAGTGGATTGA
- a CDS encoding manganese-dependent inorganic pyrophosphatase, giving the protein MSFQLSFPSNALFVGHKNPDTDCTCSAIAAANLWGGTPIIQGELNPETEFVLAQFKVQKPAFEDNFAGKDVVIVDHNQTTQSAPSVVEANILSIIDHHAVQDNFFFQKGPIHIDMRTVASCCTIIADYYKEMNVEISAQMAGVMLGGILSDTLGLTVPHTTDIDREIAAQLAEIAGIDSVEGFANEMLAAKSDLSKYTAAEILNLDYKDFIFGDIKIGFGVCESLLIDKVIAKQEEINAAMIENKKGGYDAIFFAYVDLVTKNSVVVGADDADFAVLEEAFGVAKGDLGVTLEGKISRKNDFIPPVSEHYNA; this is encoded by the coding sequence ATGAGTTTTCAACTATCTTTTCCTAGTAATGCTTTATTTGTAGGGCATAAAAATCCAGATACAGATTGTACTTGTAGTGCTATTGCAGCAGCAAATTTATGGGGAGGTACTCCAATTATTCAAGGAGAATTAAACCCAGAAACAGAATTTGTGTTAGCACAATTTAAAGTTCAAAAACCTGCTTTCGAAGATAATTTTGCAGGAAAGGATGTAGTTATTGTTGACCATAACCAAACTACACAATCTGCTCCATCTGTAGTAGAAGCAAATATTCTTTCTATTATAGATCATCATGCAGTACAGGATAACTTCTTTTTCCAAAAAGGACCAATCCACATTGATATGCGTACTGTAGCATCATGCTGTACTATTATTGCAGATTACTACAAAGAAATGAATGTAGAGATTTCTGCGCAAATGGCAGGGGTTATGTTAGGTGGTATTCTTTCTGATACTTTAGGCTTAACTGTACCACATACAACGGATATTGACAGAGAGATTGCTGCTCAGTTAGCTGAAATTGCTGGTATCGATAGCGTTGAAGGTTTTGCAAACGAAATGTTAGCGGCAAAATCCGACCTGTCTAAATACACTGCAGCAGAAATCTTAAACTTAGATTATAAAGATTTTATCTTCGGAGATATCAAAATTGGTTTTGGTGTTTGCGAAAGCTTATTAATTGATAAAGTTATTGCTAAGCAAGAAGAAATTAATGCAGCAATGATTGAAAATAAGAAAGGTGGTTACGATGCTATCTTCTTTGCATATGTAGATTTGGTAACTAAGAACTCTGTAGTTGTTGGTGCTGATGATGCAGACTTTGCTGTTTTAGAAGAAGCATTTGGTGTTGCTAAAGGTGACTTAGGTGTTACTTTAGAAGGAAAAATTTCTCGTAAGAATGATTTTATTCCTCCGGTTTCTGAGCATTATAACGCTTAG
- the rlmF gene encoding 23S rRNA (adenine(1618)-N(6))-methyltransferase RlmF: MHPNNLHIEGYDFEKLTKSYPKLKDFVIDGKAGRPTISFSNPEAVKSLNAALLKAYYKVNYWDIPEGYLCPPIPGRADYLLAIEDILDTTTDLKASMIKGLDLGTGANLIYPLIGKGMLDWRFVGTEVDDVAIENAVNLIKKNKINPKDISVRKQEDSKHILEGILRKEDRFAFCICNPPFHKSAKEALASSQRKVRNLTGKRTKKPKLNFGGQSTELWCEGGELAFIHQLIEESKDFGDQVIWFTTLVSKSSNMGAVQKFLRGVKPAESHIIDMGQGQKKSRFVAWTFNKELKK; the protein is encoded by the coding sequence ATGCATCCTAATAATCTTCATATAGAGGGTTATGATTTTGAAAAATTGACAAAATCATATCCTAAGTTAAAAGACTTTGTAATAGATGGAAAGGCAGGGCGACCTACCATTTCATTTTCTAATCCTGAGGCAGTAAAAAGCTTAAATGCAGCATTACTTAAAGCCTATTACAAAGTAAATTATTGGGATATTCCTGAAGGATATTTATGTCCGCCAATTCCTGGTAGAGCAGATTATCTATTAGCAATAGAAGATATTTTAGATACAACAACAGACCTAAAAGCAAGCATGATTAAAGGGCTTGATTTAGGAACTGGAGCAAACCTAATCTATCCTTTAATTGGTAAAGGAATGTTAGATTGGAGATTTGTAGGTACTGAAGTAGATGATGTAGCTATTGAAAATGCTGTTAATCTAATTAAGAAAAATAAAATTAATCCAAAGGATATTTCTGTTCGTAAACAAGAAGATTCTAAACATATTTTAGAAGGTATTTTACGAAAAGAGGATCGTTTTGCATTCTGTATTTGTAACCCTCCTTTCCATAAAAGTGCGAAAGAAGCATTGGCAAGTTCTCAGCGTAAGGTGAGAAACTTAACTGGAAAGCGTACGAAGAAGCCAAAATTAAACTTTGGTGGACAAAGTACTGAACTTTGGTGTGAAGGTGGTGAATTGGCTTTTATCCATCAATTAATAGAAGAGAGTAAAGACTTTGGAGATCAAGTAATTTGGTTTACTACTTTAGTTTCTAAATCTTCTAATATGGGAGCTGTTCAAAAGTTTCTAAGAGGAGTGAAGCCTGCTGAATCTCATATTATAGACATGGGACAGGGGCAAAAGAAAAGCCGATTTGTAGCATGGACTTTCAATAAAGAGTTAAAGAAATAA
- a CDS encoding DNA cytosine methyltransferase: MQTTSLQGYTFIDLFAGIGGFHLALSSLGATCKFAAEWDEKCQITYETNFGIKPAGDLTKIDVAAIPMHDILCAGFPCQAFSISGRQKGFEDTRGTLFFDVARIIEAKKPKVVFLENVRNLIRHDKGNTLKVITKTLDNLGYDVSYKLLNARNFSLAQNRERIYIVAIKKELDLNFEFPNELNQKVALEDFLLNSPKDGKIIERDDIRFYKELKDFDQLKRDQLPNKPIQIGRVNKGGQGERIYHPKGHAITLSAYGGGVGSRTGLYLINGKVRKLSPRECARLQGFPDSFIITSKMTNAYQQFGNSVAVNVIREVAKSIAKTIY; this comes from the coding sequence ATGCAAACAACCTCGCTTCAAGGATATACTTTTATAGATCTTTTTGCAGGGATAGGCGGTTTTCACCTTGCTTTATCCTCTTTAGGTGCTACATGCAAGTTTGCAGCAGAATGGGATGAAAAATGCCAAATTACTTATGAAACCAATTTTGGTATAAAACCGGCTGGGGATCTTACAAAGATTGATGTAGCCGCTATTCCTATGCATGATATCTTGTGTGCAGGTTTTCCTTGTCAGGCTTTTTCTATTTCAGGTAGACAAAAAGGTTTTGAAGATACTAGAGGAACGTTGTTTTTTGATGTTGCCCGAATTATTGAGGCTAAGAAACCAAAGGTTGTTTTTTTAGAAAATGTTAGAAATCTCATTCGTCACGATAAAGGAAATACACTTAAGGTAATAACAAAAACATTAGATAATTTAGGTTACGATGTAAGCTATAAATTATTAAATGCGAGAAACTTTAGTTTAGCTCAAAACCGAGAACGTATTTACATAGTAGCTATTAAAAAAGAGCTTGATCTAAACTTTGAATTTCCTAACGAATTAAATCAAAAAGTAGCTTTAGAAGATTTTCTTTTGAATAGCCCAAAAGATGGTAAAATTATTGAACGTGATGATATACGTTTTTATAAAGAACTTAAGGATTTTGATCAGTTAAAGAGAGATCAATTACCGAATAAACCAATACAAATTGGTAGAGTGAATAAGGGAGGACAAGGAGAACGTATCTATCATCCAAAAGGACATGCAATTACACTTTCGGCTTATGGTGGTGGAGTAGGTTCAAGAACAGGTTTGTATTTGATAAATGGCAAAGTACGTAAATTGTCGCCAAGAGAATGTGCTCGTTTACAGGGTTTTCCGGATAGCTTTATAATTACATCTAAAATGACAAATGCCTACCAACAGTTTGGTAATTCAGTAGCTGTAAATGTTATTCGAGAAGTGGCGAAATCAATTGCAAAAACTATATATTAA
- a CDS encoding acyltransferase family protein yields the protein MNRIVLPNIGPLRGFLALFVVIFHIPELSKSLELPYFSDLSLFHKGEEAVWMFFTLSGFLIIKQLYLEQKKGKVEIKKFYARRILRIYPVYYVVLIFGFTYYHFLLPLFGIDYHLNYSLWEGIAWCVGFLPNVFNVLYAPGAILLVLWSIGIEEQFYLLIAPLARISTSKTFIIGLILFTIVSFILYFLPSFSFLRTYYFIYFYMSFGGLIAVLNVENKIPFLVFKNGIIRIFLYIVFFIYFLTDVFNFSSNVLLHLFSFPLFGLFILNISSEKRFIVNNKVLIYLGTISYGIYMYHMIALNFVLFIVLKSTFLNTLDRVWLILLINISTLVFTIGIAHLSFYYFEKPIINLKKYFK from the coding sequence ATGAATAGAATTGTGTTACCAAACATAGGTCCGTTGAGAGGGTTTTTAGCTCTTTTTGTCGTCATATTCCATATTCCAGAATTATCCAAATCTTTAGAACTTCCTTACTTTTCTGATTTATCTCTTTTCCATAAAGGAGAAGAAGCTGTATGGATGTTTTTTACTTTAAGTGGTTTTCTAATAATAAAGCAATTATACTTAGAGCAGAAGAAAGGAAAGGTAGAAATTAAGAAGTTCTATGCTCGAAGAATATTAAGAATTTACCCAGTGTATTATGTTGTTCTAATTTTTGGATTTACTTACTACCACTTCTTGTTACCATTATTTGGTATCGATTACCATTTAAATTATTCTTTATGGGAGGGGATTGCATGGTGTGTTGGATTTCTACCAAATGTATTTAATGTTTTATATGCTCCGGGTGCTATATTATTAGTTTTATGGTCTATAGGCATAGAAGAACAATTTTATTTACTCATTGCTCCCTTAGCTCGTATTTCCACTTCAAAAACATTTATAATAGGTTTAATACTTTTTACTATTGTAAGTTTTATACTCTACTTTTTACCTAGTTTTAGCTTTCTAAGAACTTATTATTTTATTTATTTTTATATGTCTTTTGGTGGCTTAATAGCAGTTTTAAATGTTGAAAACAAAATTCCATTCTTAGTTTTTAAAAATGGAATTATTAGAATATTTCTATACATAGTATTCTTTATTTATTTTTTGACTGATGTTTTTAACTTCTCCTCAAATGTTTTATTACATCTTTTTAGCTTTCCTTTATTTGGATTATTTATCCTTAATATTTCAAGTGAAAAAAGATTTATAGTGAATAACAAAGTATTGATTTATTTAGGAACGATATCTTATGGAATATATATGTACCATATGATCGCCTTAAATTTTGTACTTTTTATAGTCCTTAAATCTACTTTTCTAAATACTTTAGATAGGGTATGGTTAATACTATTGATTAATATAAGTACCTTAGTTTTTACAATAGGTATTGCCCACTTATCATTTTATTATTTTGAAAAGCCAATAATAAATTTGAAAAAGTACTTTAAATAG
- a CDS encoding LruC domain-containing protein — protein MNNIILIIAVFCLTNCTSIKDDTLIDNQVNNSNINSLVDTKVPTDFNYATTKELSFIITSTNISQAITYKIYAHEFSGEKVVIGEGLSNAEGQLTLIKTVPSYIKTFTIEKYYKGSVFEEKIQSSSNNVYIGFDAFSKNIGLIESSNARINSVCSDQFYGVNSSSEVYIIDVDDSFSSTQAGSNISHSTFACGVDKTGGIIYYNNTNKLYKYIISSGTSSLVGTNGSVGWNYVKMAFHNESGRLFAGASNKLRIVNTSDYSIYRTMTVTGFNTTENAGGDLVFTSTGKLYNVSSSGLYLYTFNGDTTACTATRISSDNFPYTTTGIAVDRFDNLYITTNETTYSKIIKMDPSNGAYQEVKNLSFIVHDLGNYYCLNSELSTVDTDNDGVIDDLDKYPNDANKAYNTYSPSEIGYSSLAFEDLYPSVGDYDFNDIIINYRMNLISNSENKVVSIEAEYIFKYVQGTELTSGFGVQLPIHSDSITSVSGSFLTTGLITVDSKGLETGHSADTPVYIVFDNSYGMTVNSGTLLKSAPINISIDLSAHPIPQADLSDIPFNPFIFINKDRTLEVHLAGKNPTAKFDTNHRSSGEDVGTYKTSDGHPWAIHIPHLFHPSLDGVDITNTYNQFSNFASSGGSSDSDWFNDDTGHRNNDNIIIDTTN, from the coding sequence ATGAATAATATAATACTAATTATTGCTGTTTTTTGCCTGACAAATTGCACGTCAATTAAAGACGACACATTAATTGATAATCAGGTAAATAACTCAAATATTAATTCTTTAGTAGATACAAAAGTCCCTACAGATTTTAATTACGCTACTACAAAAGAGTTATCATTTATTATTACGTCGACAAATATAAGTCAAGCAATAACTTATAAAATTTATGCTCATGAGTTTAGTGGCGAAAAGGTAGTCATCGGTGAGGGATTATCTAATGCTGAAGGACAATTAACCCTTATAAAAACTGTCCCTAGTTATATAAAAACTTTTACGATTGAGAAGTATTACAAAGGGTCTGTTTTTGAAGAAAAAATTCAATCATCATCTAACAATGTCTATATTGGTTTCGATGCTTTTTCTAAAAATATTGGATTAATTGAAAGTAGTAATGCAAGAATAAATTCAGTTTGCTCTGATCAATTTTATGGTGTAAATTCTAGTAGCGAAGTATATATTATTGATGTAGATGATTCATTTTCTTCAACTCAAGCAGGTAGTAATATTTCTCATTCAACTTTTGCTTGTGGAGTAGATAAAACAGGTGGAATAATCTATTACAACAATACTAACAAATTGTATAAATATATTATTAGTAGTGGAACGTCATCTTTAGTAGGTACAAATGGCAGTGTAGGATGGAATTATGTTAAAATGGCTTTTCATAACGAATCTGGGAGATTATTTGCAGGTGCATCTAATAAATTAAGAATAGTAAATACATCCGATTATTCTATTTATAGAACCATGACTGTTACAGGTTTTAATACTACAGAAAATGCTGGTGGAGATTTAGTTTTTACTTCAACCGGAAAATTATATAACGTAAGTTCTAGCGGTTTGTATCTCTATACTTTTAATGGTGATACTACAGCATGTACTGCCACAAGAATCAGTTCAGATAACTTTCCGTATACAACTACAGGTATAGCAGTAGATCGATTTGATAATTTATACATAACAACTAATGAAACTACATATTCTAAGATTATAAAGATGGACCCAAGTAATGGTGCTTATCAAGAAGTAAAAAATCTTTCTTTTATTGTACATGATTTAGGAAACTATTATTGTTTAAATTCTGAATTAAGCACTGTAGACACAGATAATGATGGTGTAATAGATGATTTAGATAAATACCCAAACGATGCAAATAAAGCATATAACACCTACTCTCCTTCCGAAATAGGTTATTCTAGTTTAGCATTCGAAGATTTATATCCATCTGTAGGTGATTATGACTTTAATGATATCATTATTAATTATAGAATGAATTTAATTTCTAATTCAGAAAATAAGGTTGTAAGTATTGAAGCAGAATATATATTTAAATACGTTCAAGGAACTGAATTAACCTCTGGTTTTGGTGTGCAGCTCCCTATACATTCAGATTCTATTACATCTGTAAGTGGTTCTTTTCTTACAACAGGTTTAATTACTGTTGACAGTAAAGGGTTAGAAACTGGCCATAGTGCGGACACCCCTGTATATATTGTATTTGATAATAGTTATGGGATGACGGTAAATTCAGGAACACTATTAAAAAGTGCCCCTATCAATATTTCAATTGATTTATCAGCACATCCAATTCCGCAAGCAGATTTGAGTGATATTCCGTTTAACCCATTCATTTTTATAAATAAAGACAGAACATTGGAGGTACATTTAGCAGGTAAAAACCCTACTGCAAAATTTGATACAAACCACAGAAGTAGCGGAGAAGATGTAGGTACATATAAAACTTCAGATGGGCACCCTTGGGCTATTCATATTCCACATTTATTCCACCCGTCTTTAGATGGTGTAGACATTACAAACACATACAATCAATTCTCAAATTTTGCATCTTCTGGTGGAAGTAGTGACTCTGATTGGTTTAATGATGATACTGGCCATAGAAATAATGATAATATTATTATTGACACAACCAATTAG
- a CDS encoding LruC domain-containing protein → MKKIILKLIKLQLLVLSALFCSCTYVIDENTLNENLDPINNSVEDIIVPKGFNFETTDQIKLKIKSEDISSPSIFSVYITDDNDKKFFIGKGISDANGQLDYYFNYPKYISKLYIERNLNGEISSKEIHFTSNFAYVTFDESSSNRKLNQDTIKGISDADNDGIDDTLDEFNQHPKKVFNNYFPSSQHFSSIAFEDLYPLKGDYDFNDLIINYQFNLITNASNLVTFIEAKIVFKYLIGTEKTSGFGIELPFHSDSIKSASGSFLTTGKIQLNNKGLESDNDLDKPVIIVFDNSYEMGNENGDLIESDTIYININISDHPIAFSDLNKDIPYNAFIFINKDRSHEVHLPGKKPTQKFNKQLLSLGDDVGDFKTQNGHPWAIHIPHQFTPPQEGIDITNAYSVFGEFVSSEGNNDKDWFIDIDDHKIYSNLIINE, encoded by the coding sequence ATGAAAAAAATAATTTTAAAGTTGATAAAACTACAATTGTTAGTTTTATCAGCTTTGTTTTGTAGTTGTACATATGTTATTGATGAGAATACTTTAAATGAAAACTTAGATCCTATCAATAACTCTGTGGAGGATATTATAGTCCCTAAAGGCTTTAATTTTGAAACTACTGACCAAATAAAATTAAAAATTAAGTCTGAAGACATTTCTTCACCATCAATATTTTCAGTTTATATTACTGATGATAATGATAAAAAATTTTTCATTGGTAAAGGAATATCTGATGCAAATGGTCAGTTAGATTATTATTTCAATTATCCTAAGTACATAAGTAAATTATACATAGAAAGAAATTTGAATGGTGAGATATCTTCTAAAGAGATTCATTTCACTAGCAATTTTGCTTACGTAACATTTGACGAATCAAGTTCAAATAGAAAACTAAATCAAGATACTATTAAAGGTATATCTGATGCTGATAATGATGGCATAGATGATACTTTAGATGAATTTAATCAACATCCAAAAAAAGTATTTAATAATTACTTCCCTTCTTCTCAACATTTCTCGTCAATTGCGTTTGAAGATTTATATCCTCTAAAAGGAGATTATGACTTTAACGACCTTATTATTAATTATCAATTCAATCTAATTACCAATGCTTCTAATCTAGTAACCTTTATTGAAGCAAAAATTGTATTTAAATATTTAATAGGAACTGAAAAAACTTCTGGATTTGGTATTGAATTACCGTTTCATTCTGATTCAATAAAAAGTGCTTCTGGTTCGTTTCTAACTACTGGAAAAATACAATTAAACAACAAAGGCTTAGAAAGTGATAATGACCTTGATAAGCCCGTAATAATTGTATTTGATAATAGTTACGAGATGGGTAATGAAAACGGTGATCTAATAGAAAGTGATACCATATATATTAATATAAATATTAGCGATCACCCCATTGCATTTTCAGATTTAAATAAAGACATCCCTTACAATGCATTTATTTTTATAAATAAAGATAGATCACATGAAGTACATCTTCCTGGTAAGAAACCTACACAAAAATTTAATAAACAGTTACTCAGTTTAGGCGACGATGTTGGTGATTTTAAAACACAAAACGGACATCCTTGGGCCATACATATACCCCATCAATTTACGCCTCCTCAAGAAGGAATTGACATCACGAATGCTTATAGTGTTTTTGGTGAATTTGTTAGTTCTGAAGGTAATAATGATAAGGATTGGTTTATTGATATCGATGATCATAAAATTTATTCAAATTTAATAATTAATGAATAA